Proteins encoded within one genomic window of Arachis ipaensis cultivar K30076 chromosome B08, Araip1.1, whole genome shotgun sequence:
- the LOC107611134 gene encoding uncharacterized protein K02A2.6-like: protein MYLIVAIDYYTKWIEAEPLASVSLSNCRKFMWRQVITRFGIPEIVISDNGMQFTDRKFAKFLTGLGIKQKFSSVEHPQTNGQVESTNKNSLLGLKKRLDSKKAHGPTSSPRFSGPTEQPSKAPQEKPPSA, encoded by the coding sequence ATGTACCTCATAGttgccatcgactactacactaaatggatagaggctgagcCACTGGCCAGCGTATCCTTATCCAATTgtaggaagttcatgtggaggcaggtgataacccgtttcggcaTCCCGGAGATCGTCATTTCGGATAATGGGATGCAATTCACTGACAGGAAGTTCGCGAAGTTTCTCACTGGCTTGGGGATAAAACAGAAGTTCTCCTCAGTTGAACACCCCCAAACGAACGGACAAGTAGAGTCCACAAATAAGAACAGCTTACTAGGTCTCAAGAAGCGTTTAGATAGCAAAAAAGCGCATGGGCCGACGAGCTCGCCTCGGTTCTCTGGTCCTACCGAACAACCGAGCAAAGCTCCACAGGAAAAACCCCCTTCTGCTTAA